Proteins encoded by one window of Cyclobacteriaceae bacterium:
- a CDS encoding DUF983 domain-containing protein, translating into MPESYSKALLQGKCPQCRKGNMFTYSPANLSRFMVMNETCPHCGIRLEPEPGFYQGAMYVGYGITVACIAVIGVLLYLLWDPSEWTYVGISIAVMLLIAPLNYRYSRIIYLYLFGGIKYDSRYRD; encoded by the coding sequence ATGCCAGAAAGTTACAGCAAGGCCCTGCTGCAGGGTAAATGTCCGCAATGCCGTAAAGGCAACATGTTTACTTATTCTCCTGCCAATCTCAGTCGGTTTATGGTGATGAATGAAACCTGTCCGCACTGCGGCATCAGGCTTGAACCCGAACCCGGATTTTACCAGGGAGCCATGTATGTGGGGTATGGCATAACCGTAGCATGTATCGCTGTTATTGGTGTCTTGTTATACCTGCTTTGGGATCCATCCGAATGGACCTATGTTGGAATATCCATTGCCGTGATGTTGCTCATCGCTCCACTCAATTACCGGTATTCCCGAATCATTTATCTCTATTTGTTTGGTGGAATCAAATACGATTCCCGTTACCGCGATTAG
- a CDS encoding cytochrome c oxidase subunit 3 — protein sequence MASTSTVTVPAPGKSAWDGGVSPMNASYGKLMMWFFLLSDAFTFSALLITYGLVRSSHPEYTGAVEDFVFSQAYWPIPEKVFEAVPFFHGLNAPLVFVGLMTFILIMSSVTMVLAVEAGHRMDRRAVEKWMLWTIIGGFTFLSCQAWEWSHFIHGTDGGSLLADGTKIFGANLSINQYGPPDFAAFFFFITGFHGFHVFSGVMLNFLIYYNTVTGVYERRGHYEMVEKVGLYWHFVDLVWVFVFTFFYLV from the coding sequence ATGGCAAGCACCTCAACCGTAACCGTACCAGCGCCCGGAAAATCAGCATGGGATGGCGGAGTTTCTCCGATGAACGCCAGTTATGGCAAACTCATGATGTGGTTCTTCCTGCTTTCGGATGCCTTTACTTTTTCCGCGTTGTTGATCACCTACGGCCTGGTGCGTTCTTCACACCCGGAGTATACCGGAGCGGTTGAAGATTTTGTGTTCTCACAGGCATACTGGCCAATCCCGGAAAAGGTTTTTGAAGCCGTGCCGTTCTTCCATGGACTGAATGCTCCGCTTGTTTTCGTGGGGTTGATGACGTTCATCCTGATTATGAGTTCTGTTACCATGGTATTGGCGGTTGAAGCCGGTCACCGCATGGACAGACGTGCAGTTGAAAAGTGGATGCTCTGGACAATCATTGGTGGATTTACATTCTTAAGCTGTCAGGCGTGGGAGTGGAGCCACTTTATTCATGGAACCGATGGGGGTAGTTTATTGGCTGACGGAACAAAAATTTTCGGAGCGAACTTGTCGATCAACCAGTACGGTCCTCCGGATTTTGCAGCGTTCTTTTTCTTCATCACGGGCTTTCACGGTTTTCACGTGTTTAGCGGAGTGATGCTGAACTTCCTGATTTACTACAATACCGTTACAGGCGTTTACGAAAGACGTGGACATTATGAAATGGTGGAGAAGGTTGGTCTGTATTGGCACTTTGTAGACCTGGTGTGGGTATTTGTGTTCACATTCTTTTACTTGGTATAA
- a CDS encoding DsrE family protein produces the protein MKLKLLISTCLMMISVCASAQERVFPVIPSYGGIFEIPDAVEKPDPTLEYKIVIDLAGGSADPSELNLGLNNIARMINLHASAGVPKEKIHVVVAVHNEAAYTILNNSAYKEKYKTKNPNLGLYQELQRAGVKLFVCGQSLIARNIDRKDITPEIQIATSMLTVLTTHQLKGYAWFKF, from the coding sequence ATGAAGTTGAAGTTATTGATCTCAACATGCCTGATGATGATATCCGTTTGTGCATCCGCACAGGAACGAGTGTTCCCGGTAATCCCCAGCTACGGTGGAATTTTTGAGATACCCGATGCCGTTGAGAAGCCAGACCCAACCCTTGAGTATAAAATTGTAATTGACCTGGCAGGTGGCAGCGCTGATCCTTCAGAATTAAACCTGGGCCTGAACAATATTGCCCGGATGATCAACCTGCATGCCTCTGCCGGTGTTCCGAAAGAAAAGATTCATGTTGTAGTGGCCGTGCACAATGAGGCTGCCTATACCATTTTAAACAACTCGGCCTATAAAGAAAAGTATAAAACCAAGAATCCAAACCTTGGGTTATATCAGGAATTGCAGCGTGCTGGTGTTAAACTTTTTGTTTGCGGACAGTCATTGATTGCGCGGAACATAGATCGGAAGGACATCACTCCGGAAATACAAATTGCGACTTCCATGCTTACGGTATTAACTACACACCAATTGAAGGGCTATGCCTGGTTTAAATTTTAG
- a CDS encoding HAMP domain-containing sensor histidine kinase, with protein MQLLSKFKTELSLLISVVVLTLIGTWVLSLSDNPLEAKHITPHIANRLEQHIAQLDELNVTWKEQWSNGPVVELTPVGLTDFCILADQEFIQWTGNHFLPPVRFSQDDFSIRHLRTSAGDFIIKKWTWTEHASLLAIIPLDIQYPIQNEYLQPWWNESLFGNYRVTIFDPNAATGEPVILNDKVLFRCTFLEGSGINAGFRFAGVSLIVLAIAVFVWLLIRVQTTLLKGSGRGLLVIAGGLVLLRLFMILGKFPGDFIFSEVFDPKFFASSELNPSLGDLVLNSVTVTILCFLLAAYTQRMKRKLLELNSSGMNLLMLVLAPVVILFSGLFPFVVIQTIYNNSAITLNISESISFDLLRILSFLAVILSWISAFVFIQLFARLFLLEAKRVRLIIASGIGVLIFVLINEATGQDYLPVLFLTIAYVGIIIYFKLHQSLRPFRYQTFTYFFVALGFFSASSLVGLYHFNIGERAQQQFRFANSFLIERDDFGEFLLAEAMEKIAADFFIQSRLSGPFTNREAVKQKVRQVFIPGYFNKYNVGIYLYGTNGESLNESRPQNFSSLLSEFDREALRTTYEGIYFINRPDNESARKYLAVIPIKRSEFSAGYIVLELLLKRVIPNSVYPELLVDNRFQEMFRAQEFSYAIWNKDEIQVQSGEFNYRAGFASVLDQQALFKEGIVQSGFLHTATRDATGRSIVVSSPTPSLIYRVADFSFLIILGLFVLLVLLVIIGLADYVRHEKPLLATRIQLILNLAFFIPLITVSVITLGLTALSNQQQLSNEYEVKSRNFSSEVSNLFMEYEQAGESVSEQNFIQLSKLASLDANLFTAEGRLRFTTQNLVFENQLLAPFINPLALKRIRQGERVFTMDEQVGSLRYFVAYSALNSPLDGSLIGVIGIPFYQSAYLLERMQITVLANILSIFTAIFVVLIIISYWVSRWLTFPLRMITQKLGRISLTQSNQPMEWSSDDEIGIMVREYNQMLASLSDSKQELERNQRERAWREIAQQVAHEIKNPLTPMKLMLQQAERIQESDPKMAEKIKRTIASLLSQVDTLDGIASSFSTFAKMPEPVMRKVELIELVRSVIQLHTATISVSFKSEVQSAWIQADQQLLQRIISNILLNSLQAKREHVDLQVVVAVTRKDNRIVLSVTDNGTGIDAQLQDKIFLPHFSTKKSGSGLGLAIAKQGIEQMGGSIYFESSQGRGTVFYIELPINE; from the coding sequence ATGCAGCTTCTTTCGAAGTTTAAAACCGAGTTATCCCTTTTAATTAGCGTAGTTGTGCTGACCTTAATCGGCACTTGGGTACTATCTCTTTCAGATAACCCCCTTGAGGCAAAGCACATAACACCTCACATTGCAAACCGCCTCGAACAACACATTGCACAACTTGATGAACTGAATGTTACCTGGAAGGAGCAATGGAGTAACGGCCCTGTTGTGGAGCTTACACCGGTCGGCCTTACCGATTTTTGTATACTGGCTGATCAGGAATTTATTCAATGGACGGGCAATCATTTTTTGCCACCTGTTCGTTTTTCGCAAGATGATTTTTCAATACGGCACCTACGCACGTCAGCGGGTGATTTTATAATTAAAAAATGGACATGGACGGAGCATGCTTCCCTGTTGGCGATCATTCCGTTGGATATACAATATCCCATTCAGAATGAATACCTGCAACCCTGGTGGAATGAATCACTATTTGGAAATTACCGAGTAACGATTTTTGACCCGAATGCGGCCACCGGGGAACCGGTGATACTAAACGACAAGGTTCTTTTTCGTTGCACGTTTTTGGAGGGATCGGGCATTAATGCAGGTTTTCGATTTGCAGGCGTATCATTGATAGTATTGGCTATTGCTGTGTTTGTGTGGTTGTTAATTCGGGTTCAAACCACCTTACTAAAAGGATCAGGAAGAGGCTTGCTAGTTATTGCAGGTGGGTTGGTGCTGCTGCGCCTGTTTATGATCCTCGGCAAATTTCCTGGTGATTTTATTTTTTCGGAGGTGTTCGATCCCAAGTTTTTTGCGTCCTCTGAACTTAATCCTTCGTTAGGCGACCTGGTATTGAATTCTGTCACGGTAACAATCCTCTGTTTTTTACTCGCAGCATATACCCAACGGATGAAGCGGAAACTCCTGGAGCTGAATTCATCGGGCATGAATTTGCTGATGTTGGTGCTGGCACCTGTTGTTATTCTGTTCAGTGGTTTGTTTCCGTTTGTGGTGATTCAAACAATCTATAATAATTCAGCCATCACGCTGAATATTTCTGAATCCATTTCCTTCGATTTGTTACGGATACTTTCTTTTCTGGCTGTCATTCTTTCATGGATCAGTGCATTTGTTTTTATTCAATTGTTTGCGCGCTTGTTTCTGCTGGAGGCCAAACGGGTAAGATTAATAATTGCGAGTGGCATTGGTGTTTTGATTTTTGTTTTAATCAATGAAGCTACCGGGCAGGATTATTTACCCGTATTATTCCTCACCATCGCTTATGTGGGGATAATTATTTATTTCAAATTACACCAAAGCCTAAGGCCTTTCCGCTATCAAACGTTTACCTATTTTTTTGTTGCCCTTGGTTTCTTCTCAGCCTCCAGCCTGGTGGGTTTATATCATTTTAATATTGGTGAACGTGCACAGCAGCAATTCCGATTTGCGAATTCGTTCTTAATTGAGCGGGATGACTTTGGTGAATTTTTATTGGCTGAAGCGATGGAGAAAATAGCAGCCGATTTCTTCATTCAATCCCGATTATCTGGCCCTTTTACAAATCGTGAGGCTGTAAAACAGAAGGTCAGGCAAGTATTTATACCTGGATATTTCAATAAATACAATGTAGGTATTTACTTGTATGGCACCAATGGTGAATCGTTGAATGAATCACGGCCCCAGAATTTCTCATCCTTGCTTTCGGAGTTTGACCGGGAGGCATTGCGCACAACGTATGAAGGTATTTATTTTATAAACCGACCCGACAATGAATCTGCCCGAAAGTACCTGGCTGTTATACCGATTAAACGAAGCGAGTTCAGCGCAGGCTATATTGTACTTGAGCTATTGCTGAAGCGGGTTATTCCAAACAGTGTTTACCCGGAGCTGTTGGTTGACAACCGTTTTCAGGAGATGTTCCGGGCGCAGGAATTCAGTTATGCCATTTGGAATAAGGATGAAATTCAGGTTCAATCGGGAGAATTTAATTACCGGGCAGGGTTTGCCTCCGTGCTTGATCAACAAGCCTTGTTCAAAGAAGGGATCGTCCAATCCGGATTTCTTCACACCGCCACACGCGATGCGACCGGACGAAGCATTGTGGTGTCATCACCTACACCCTCATTGATTTATCGGGTAGCTGATTTTTCATTTTTAATCATCCTCGGGCTTTTTGTATTGCTGGTTTTACTGGTCATTATTGGTCTGGCGGATTACGTTCGACATGAAAAGCCATTGTTGGCTACACGTATACAACTTATCCTCAACCTCGCATTTTTTATTCCACTCATTACCGTAAGTGTGATAACGCTCGGGCTAACTGCACTATCGAATCAGCAACAACTCAGTAATGAATATGAAGTGAAGTCCCGAAACTTCTCGTCAGAAGTCAGTAATCTTTTTATGGAATATGAGCAGGCTGGTGAATCAGTCAGCGAGCAGAATTTTATTCAGCTTTCAAAGCTGGCCAGTCTGGATGCCAACCTGTTTACAGCCGAAGGGCGACTTCGTTTTACTACACAAAACCTGGTATTTGAGAATCAATTGCTTGCGCCTTTTATTAACCCCCTGGCGCTAAAACGCATTCGGCAGGGTGAGCGTGTATTTACGATGGATGAGCAGGTGGGATCACTCCGGTACTTTGTGGCCTATTCGGCATTGAATTCTCCGCTTGATGGTTCCCTGATTGGGGTAATTGGCATTCCATTTTATCAATCGGCATACCTGTTGGAGCGGATGCAGATTACCGTATTGGCTAATATCCTCTCCATTTTCACGGCCATTTTTGTGGTGTTGATTATTATTTCTTACTGGGTATCGCGGTGGCTGACTTTTCCGCTACGTATGATTACCCAAAAACTCGGTCGGATTTCTTTGACGCAATCTAACCAGCCCATGGAGTGGTCATCTGATGATGAAATTGGAATCATGGTTCGGGAGTATAACCAAATGTTGGCCAGCCTGAGCGACAGTAAGCAGGAATTGGAAAGAAATCAACGTGAGCGCGCGTGGCGCGAGATTGCGCAACAGGTAGCACACGAAATTAAAAATCCACTGACGCCCATGAAACTCATGCTGCAACAGGCAGAGCGGATACAGGAGTCAGACCCCAAAATGGCAGAGAAAATTAAACGAACCATCGCCTCGTTATTATCGCAGGTGGATACGTTGGATGGAATCGCTTCTTCATTCAGTACGTTTGCTAAAATGCCTGAGCCGGTTATGCGTAAGGTTGAGTTGATCGAGTTGGTTCGGAGCGTCATTCAATTACATACGGCCACCATTTCGGTTTCGTTTAAATCAGAAGTTCAGTCTGCCTGGATTCAAGCCGATCAACAATTGTTGCAACGGATTATATCCAATATTCTGCTGAACAGTTTACAAGCAAAGCGCGAGCATGTTGACCTGCAGGTGGTTGTTGCTGTTACCCGAAAGGACAATCGCATTGTATTGTCAGTAACGGATAACGGAACCGGAATCGATGCGCAGCTTCAGGATAAAATATTTTTGCCGCACTTCAGTACAAAAAAATCTGGTTCGGGATTGGGACTGGCCATTGCCAAGCAGGGCATAGAGCAGATGGGCGGCAGTATTTATTTTGAATCAAGCCAGGGAAGAGGCACCGTGTTTTATATTGAATTACCCATTAATGAATAA
- the cyoE gene encoding heme o synthase: MITSQLDTLSGLQWILFKAKAYWELLKFRLSLLVAFSCAFGFTLASPVIDWSTLSMLFIGGFLLSGSSIAINQVIERDLDKLMTRTMNRPLPTGRLSVQEALVFAAICFVLSIGILMQYTNLLTVGLSVISMILYSFVYTPLKRVGSVAVFVGAIPGALPPLLGWVAATGQISHEALIIFGIQFIWQFPHFWAIAWIADDDYKKAGFKLLPFGGKKDFNTAVQIMIYTLFLLPLGLLPAKFGITGIDSAVVVTVCGVLFLAQTFSLMRTGSRASALRIMFGSFFYLPIVQIAYLMDKL; this comes from the coding sequence ATGATCACCAGTCAACTCGATACATTAAGCGGTTTGCAATGGATACTCTTCAAGGCTAAAGCCTATTGGGAGTTGCTAAAATTCAGGTTGTCCTTGTTGGTGGCCTTCTCGTGCGCATTTGGGTTTACCCTGGCTTCACCGGTTATCGACTGGAGTACATTATCAATGCTTTTTATCGGAGGCTTTTTGCTTTCCGGTTCATCCATTGCCATCAACCAGGTGATTGAGCGTGATCTCGACAAGTTGATGACCCGCACTATGAACAGGCCCCTGCCCACCGGAAGGTTGTCAGTTCAGGAAGCGCTTGTTTTTGCAGCCATCTGTTTTGTGCTGAGTATCGGCATACTCATGCAGTACACAAATCTGTTAACTGTTGGTCTGTCGGTGATCTCTATGATCTTATACAGCTTTGTGTACACTCCGCTGAAGCGAGTAGGTTCAGTTGCTGTATTTGTGGGTGCCATTCCGGGTGCATTGCCACCACTTTTGGGTTGGGTTGCTGCAACTGGTCAGATTTCTCATGAAGCACTAATCATTTTCGGTATTCAATTCATCTGGCAGTTTCCACACTTCTGGGCAATTGCTTGGATAGCTGATGATGACTATAAGAAGGCTGGATTTAAGTTGCTTCCCTTCGGAGGTAAGAAAGATTTTAACACCGCGGTGCAGATCATGATTTACACGTTATTCCTGTTGCCGTTAGGTTTGTTGCCGGCAAAATTTGGAATAACCGGTATTGACTCTGCCGTAGTGGTTACGGTTTGCGGTGTGCTATTCCTGGCGCAGACTTTTTCATTGATGCGCACCGGAAGTCGTGCCAGCGCGTTGCGCATTATGTTTGGATCGTTTTTCTATCTGCCCATTGTGCAGATTGCATATCTAATGGATAAACTTTAA
- a CDS encoding DUF420 domain-containing protein, which yields MRQHEPYRKLIIAISVIIPIVVAVLFRVKIDGYDFTFLPPIYASINGLTAILLVVAVWAIRNGKRALHERLMKICLGLSAAFLVMYVLYHMTSDSTSYGGEGVIRYVYFFILITHILLSVIVIPIVLFTLGRALAGNFEKHKALARYTFPLWLYVAITGVIVYLIISPYYPS from the coding sequence ATGAGGCAACACGAACCTTATCGCAAACTTATCATTGCCATATCGGTAATTATACCCATTGTAGTGGCTGTGTTGTTTCGGGTAAAGATTGATGGGTACGATTTTACCTTTTTACCACCCATTTATGCATCCATTAATGGCCTTACCGCCATCTTGCTGGTCGTGGCTGTGTGGGCAATAAGAAACGGAAAAAGAGCACTTCATGAGCGCCTGATGAAAATCTGCCTGGGACTATCGGCTGCTTTTCTGGTTATGTATGTCTTATATCACATGACCAGCGATTCAACCTCGTATGGTGGGGAGGGGGTTATCCGGTATGTGTATTTTTTTATCCTGATCACGCACATTTTACTCTCGGTTATTGTTATCCCGATAGTATTGTTTACCCTGGGTCGTGCTTTGGCTGGCAACTTTGAAAAACACAAGGCTTTGGCCCGGTACACGTTTCCGTTGTGGTTATATGTAGCTATAACGGGCGTCATTGTATATTTGATTATCAGTCCATACTACCCTTCATGA
- a CDS encoding cytochrome c oxidase subunit 3 translates to MSSDIKDLRIVEEAKRPLAMNPKKFALWLFMISVVMLFGAWTSAYLVKRADAGWAEIILPQIFQVNTIIVALSSISMIWAIRSAKRDNIDQLKIALGVSFMLGIAFLVGQYLAYGQMVELNQYFSGSNVSHSFLWLFPWAHGLHVVSGLVFVLIVWVNTFRFNVHSKSMNQLEMCATYWHFLGGLWLYLFIFLILNP, encoded by the coding sequence ATGAGCAGTGACATTAAAGATTTACGAATTGTAGAAGAAGCGAAGAGGCCGTTGGCGATGAACCCAAAAAAGTTCGCGCTGTGGCTTTTTATGATTAGCGTGGTGATGTTGTTTGGTGCATGGACGAGTGCCTACCTGGTGAAGCGTGCCGATGCGGGTTGGGCTGAAATTATTTTGCCTCAGATATTTCAGGTAAATACGATTATCGTAGCCTTGAGCAGTATTTCCATGATCTGGGCAATTCGCTCGGCAAAGCGCGATAATATTGATCAGCTAAAAATAGCGCTGGGTGTATCCTTCATGTTGGGTATTGCATTTTTAGTAGGACAGTACCTTGCATACGGCCAAATGGTTGAGTTAAACCAGTACTTTTCAGGCAGTAATGTATCCCATTCTTTCCTGTGGCTTTTTCCGTGGGCCCACGGATTACACGTGGTCAGCGGACTTGTTTTTGTGCTGATTGTGTGGGTAAATACCTTCAGGTTTAATGTCCATTCCAAAAGCATGAATCAGCTCGAAATGTGCGCCACCTATTGGCATTTTTTGGGCGGACTTTGGCTATATTTGTTCATATTCTTAATATTGAATCCTTAA
- a CDS encoding COX15/CtaA family protein — MGHRGFYRLSLSTLVAVYILILVGGVVRSTGAGMGCPDWPKCFGQWVPPTSVEQLPADYKEFYSEYRHEKNVRFARYLTALGFEKTANQILTDENIREEADFNPVKTWIEYVNRLVGVAIGFLIFAVFVYSIRFWKSDRKLTWLSGFTFVLVGFQGWIGSIVVSTNLTPWTITVHMFLAMVIVALLIYLVHKARGGNSFTVQGIVPWLLGCLFLVFVQIFLGTRVREVVDEVANQLSDRSEWISALGITFIIHRSFSWVILIFHAVLLRNLWKSEPTRGFVLPLFLLILGTILSGMGMAYFAVPPFLQPVHLLLATLTFGVEFYLALQLNRTIKPVLS; from the coding sequence ATGGGTCACCGCGGTTTTTATCGGTTAAGCCTCTCTACACTCGTTGCTGTTTATATTTTGATTCTGGTAGGCGGAGTTGTCCGCAGTACCGGAGCGGGTATGGGCTGCCCGGATTGGCCAAAATGTTTTGGGCAGTGGGTGCCGCCTACATCCGTTGAGCAATTGCCTGCCGATTACAAGGAGTTTTATTCGGAATACCGCCATGAGAAAAATGTGCGTTTTGCCCGTTACCTTACAGCATTAGGTTTCGAAAAGACAGCAAACCAGATTTTAACGGATGAGAACATTCGAGAGGAGGCTGATTTCAATCCGGTGAAAACCTGGATTGAATATGTGAATCGATTGGTGGGCGTGGCTATCGGCTTTTTGATTTTTGCTGTGTTCGTTTATTCGATTCGGTTTTGGAAATCTGATAGAAAGCTGACCTGGCTGTCCGGATTTACATTTGTGTTGGTTGGGTTTCAGGGATGGATTGGCTCCATTGTGGTTTCAACAAACCTAACGCCATGGACCATCACTGTACATATGTTTCTTGCCATGGTAATCGTTGCCCTGCTTATTTATCTCGTACATAAGGCGCGTGGAGGAAATTCATTTACCGTTCAGGGTATCGTACCATGGTTGTTGGGGTGTTTGTTTCTGGTGTTTGTTCAGATCTTTTTGGGTACCCGGGTGCGTGAGGTGGTTGATGAAGTGGCGAATCAATTAAGCGACCGGAGCGAGTGGATTTCGGCCCTCGGGATAACCTTTATAATACACCGCTCATTTTCATGGGTAATATTGATTTTTCATGCTGTTTTGCTTAGAAATCTGTGGAAAAGTGAGCCTACCCGGGGTTTCGTTCTACCGTTATTCCTGTTAATTTTGGGCACCATTTTGAGTGGCATGGGGATGGCCTATTTTGCGGTTCCGCCATTCCTTCAGCCGGTTCATTTGCTGCTGGCAACCCTCACATTTGGTGTGGAATTTTACCTGGCACTGCAATTAAACAGAACAATTAAACCCGTGTTATCATAA
- a CDS encoding cytochrome C oxidase subunit IV family protein codes for MAHIEETPQVTVLPPDTAKIKKLWTVAGILGLVTLLEFAVAFLVPHEYKDLRVWTFILMTIVKAAYIVGEFMHLRYEAKVLLWSILIPMVFVVWMLVAFVYEGIQIGLVR; via the coding sequence ATGGCGCATATTGAAGAAACTCCACAAGTAACCGTACTTCCTCCGGATACCGCTAAGATTAAAAAACTCTGGACAGTGGCTGGAATTTTAGGTTTGGTAACACTCCTTGAATTTGCGGTAGCCTTCTTGGTTCCACATGAGTATAAAGATCTTCGCGTGTGGACTTTTATTTTGATGACCATTGTGAAAGCCGCTTACATTGTGGGTGAATTCATGCACTTGCGCTATGAGGCAAAGGTGTTGTTGTGGTCAATCTTGATTCCAATGGTATTTGTGGTGTGGATGCTGGTGGCATTTGTGTATGAAGGCATTCAAATTGGTTTGGTGCGTTAA
- a CDS encoding cbb3-type cytochrome c oxidase subunit I — protein MATTHIHTHTDVHHDDHEHEHHEGNFWTNYIFSQDHKVIAKQFLITGIFWALFGGTLSVIFRLQLGFPEMSLEWMRPLLGGWITPEGKIDPEFYLALVTMHGTIMVFFVLTAGLSGTFSNFLIPLQIGARDMASGFMNMLSYWFFFLSSVIMLSSFFIETGPAGGGWTVYPPLSALPQAIQGSGLGMTLWLTSMALFIVSTLLGGINYITTVINMRTRGMSFTRMPLTIWAFFFTAIIGLLSFPVLFAAALLLIFDRSFGTSFFLSDIYIGGEALSNVGGSPILFQHLFWFLGHPEVYIVLLPALGITSEIIATNSRKPIFGYKAMIGSMLFIAILSFIVWAHHMFVTGMNPFLGSIFMLLTLIIAVPSAVKIFNYVTTLWKGNIRFTSGMLFSIGLVSFFLTGGITGIFLGNSAIDIQLHDTYFVVAHFHLVMGSASFFGMLAGIYHWYPKMFGRMMNEKLGYIHFWVTFVGVYMVFFPMHYIGIAGFPRRYYSFTNFETFSGFTDLNALVSIAAILTLSAQFIFLFNFFYSMFRGRPAPANPWNSTTLEWTTPRNPGHGNWPGEIPAVYRWPYDYSKPNAKEDFIPQTVPFSETPESNLPHENELIKLESSNGDAIVVEGNKH, from the coding sequence ATGGCAACAACACATATTCACACACACACTGACGTTCACCACGATGATCATGAGCACGAGCATCATGAAGGTAATTTTTGGACGAACTACATTTTCAGTCAGGACCACAAGGTAATTGCCAAGCAATTCCTGATCACGGGTATTTTCTGGGCGTTGTTCGGGGGAACACTCTCCGTGATATTCCGTTTGCAACTTGGTTTTCCTGAAATGAGCCTGGAGTGGATGCGTCCGCTATTAGGTGGTTGGATTACACCAGAAGGAAAAATTGACCCTGAGTTCTATCTCGCATTGGTAACGATGCACGGTACCATCATGGTGTTCTTCGTGTTGACAGCCGGATTGAGCGGAACATTTTCCAACTTCTTAATTCCCTTGCAAATCGGTGCCCGTGATATGGCATCCGGTTTCATGAACATGCTTTCGTATTGGTTCTTCTTCCTCTCAAGCGTGATCATGCTGAGTTCTTTCTTTATTGAAACAGGCCCTGCCGGTGGAGGTTGGACCGTCTATCCGCCATTGAGTGCATTGCCGCAGGCTATCCAGGGATCTGGTCTGGGTATGACGCTTTGGTTAACGTCCATGGCCTTGTTTATTGTGAGTACGTTGCTGGGTGGTATTAACTACATCACCACGGTAATCAATATGCGTACACGTGGTATGTCATTTACACGTATGCCGCTTACCATCTGGGCATTTTTCTTTACCGCCATCATTGGTTTATTGTCTTTCCCTGTATTGTTTGCAGCGGCCTTGTTGTTGATTTTTGATCGTAGCTTCGGTACAAGTTTCTTCTTGTCAGATATTTATATTGGTGGTGAAGCACTTTCTAACGTAGGCGGTAGCCCGATTCTGTTCCAGCACTTGTTCTGGTTCCTCGGTCACCCCGAAGTGTATATCGTATTGTTACCTGCTTTGGGTATCACTTCTGAGATTATTGCCACCAATTCGCGTAAGCCAATTTTTGGTTACAAGGCGATGATTGGTTCCATGCTATTCATTGCGATACTTTCATTCATTGTGTGGGCGCACCACATGTTCGTTACCGGTATGAATCCGTTCCTCGGTTCCATTTTCATGCTGTTAACGCTGATTATTGCTGTGCCTTCAGCTGTGAAGATCTTTAACTACGTAACTACGCTGTGGAAAGGGAACATCCGGTTTACCTCCGGCATGCTGTTCTCCATTGGTCTGGTTTCATTCTTCTTAACAGGCGGTATTACCGGTATATTTCTCGGTAACTCAGCCATCGACATTCAATTGCACGATACCTACTTTGTGGTGGCACACTTCCACCTGGTAATGGGTAGTGCTTCATTCTTTGGTATGCTGGCAGGTATTTACCACTGGTATCCGAAAATGTTTGGCCGTATGATGAATGAGAAACTGGGTTACATTCACTTCTGGGTAACGTTTGTGGGTGTTTACATGGTGTTTTTCCCCATGCACTACATCGGTATTGCCGGATTCCCAAGAAGGTATTATTCATTCACCAACTTTGAAACCTTTAGCGGTTTCACAGATTTGAATGCGTTGGTAAGTATCGCTGCTATCCTGACATTGTCAGCACAGTTTATATTCCTGTTCAACTTCTTCTACAGCATGTTCCGTGGAAGACCTGCACCTGCAAACCCGTGGAACTCCACCACATTGGAGTGGACTACACCGCGCAATCCTGGGCACGGCAACTGGCCTGGTGAAATCCCGGCTGTTTACCGTTGGCCTTACGATTACAGCAAGCCTAACGCTAAGGAAGACTTTATTCCGCAAACAGTTCCGTTCTCAGAAACACCTGAGTCCAACCTGCCTCACGAAAATGAGTTGATCAAGTTGGAAAGCTCCAACGGAGATGCCATTGTTGTTGAAGGAAATAAGCACTAA